Within Cololabis saira isolate AMF1-May2022 chromosome 14, fColSai1.1, whole genome shotgun sequence, the genomic segment CCCAAGGAAGGAACACACAAATACAACAGGACACTTATGTACAGCAGGATTTCAGTGACAGTCAGAGACGGGAAACTCTGGGTGAGAGCGTGCACATGAGCACACGTTGTCAGAAGTGACTCACATGAAGGACTGTCTGGCGGCCTGCTGTATGTCCGTGAGCGTGTCCACATCGATGTAGTCGTAATGCAACTCTTCGGGGAGGGCAGCGCTGCCCGTCTCGGCGAACAGAACCCCCAACCAACAGCCCAGATCCTCCGAGCAGCTGGCCTGATGGACAGAGGAGTAGAAACGCCGGCTAGAACCATGTTTGTGTTACGCAACACCTAACAAATGACCCTGGCTACACTAGAGGAGACATGttgtgacttaaaaaaaaaagaaaaaagacttttttgagATATACATAAAATTGCTTTGCCACCCCTTTAGAGAAAACTTTGGAAATATATTACAGTTGCTCCCTTTCAAACCTATCATTACAGGCTGATAACAGGCTGTTTTAGGGCTGCAGAGGAGCTGCTGCTCCACTGCTGCTCTTCTGTCAAATGGACCTTATAAATGCTGTACCATGTACTGCCAAGCAGCCCATGTATTTTAGAGAAGTAAAACACATAACATAATGACAGGATAAAggattacagttttatatttcACCATGGACCATTGGTACTGATTGGTCTTTTATTCACAATCTCTTaacaagcaaaataaaaaatgaacgaGGACTCTCAAGCAGTGAGAGAACCCCATAATTTGTttgataatttattttatttaatcgcCTCCGCCTTCATTAAGTGGTCCGGGATGCTTCATTGGCCATTGGCCTAGTAATTACTTTAATTTAGACACATTGCACAATTAAAAGCAGTGGTGCTGCAGTTAGCTGGCTGCTAATTTACATTTGTTAGAACAAGCTGTTTCAGTACTTATTAAGATCAGGGAATATGTCTTTAAGTCAAAATCCACAATTAAATCTACGAATCAACAAGAATCATTTCATATATCAAAAACATAATTCCTTTTAAGTCAAACAATAGAAATGTAACATGTAATTTGCTTGCAGTCTTCTAcagaattctttaaaaaaaaagagccttAGTTAAACTGTCCACAAACATGTAGCACCTCTCGAATATTATAATCCCCACTTAAACTTTTCAAGGACTTTCACGTATCTGACATTTAgcacaataaaaaaactaaagatgtCCTGAGATAGAATTGAtttaaataaggttaatattACAATGTAATCGAGGGGAATTCAACTCTTATTTACAGGAATAAAACCGTTATTAACGGAGGTAATGTTATtttgaacaaaacaaactatAATAGAGATTTAAAACTCAGTTACATACAGCAGTGATTCAATGTAACTAACTGGCCAATTGTCTGCTGTCCCTGGTTAGAAAGACAGAAATAACCAcgacagaaaaataaatgttaaaagttgtaccgtattttctggactataagccgctacttttttcataggttttcaaccatgcggcttatacaaaggtgcggctattctgtggatttttcttccaccactcggggcgctctaaccggaattagaatcaaaactaagataaaataaatgcaaagaagaatacgctacttcttctttagcagatagaagtaggtacaagcagatttcaaacagataaatagataaataaatactggttattttttcttggttctgtcccgttttaatcagcaaagttgctgccgtgttaaaagacactgttaggaaaggatctatttaggtacaaacatgtacatcatttacagttcaaaatccttgtgtacatgtagtaaatatctaatctaacaacataaatatctgcggcttgcatacctttttttttagtgaatgtgaatgcggcttatatacaggtgcggcttgtatatcttttttttattatttttaaaaaaatagagcggatgcggcttatatacaggtgcggcttatagtccagaaaatacggtatatagaTAGACGCACCTCTAACGCTGCCAGTTCATTTCCTCCTTGCATGATGCGGAAGGAGAAAGGATGTTTGGGTCCCAGTCCCCCTGGAACCACCTCTGCCCCCTTGAGGGGCACCACGATGACGGGGGGCCGCTGGTCGCCCGGCTCCTTGTGCAGGTACAAGCTTCCCCCTCGCAGCACACACCAACGCTCCTTCCAACAGCCGCTGAGACACACGCTGAGAAAACCTGCCCAAATGCAACACACACCACGGGCCTATTTACTCTAACAAAGCATTTACTCAACATTTACCGCACATAAACGTATTTCTACTATGTAAAAGATATTATCTACACTGTAGAATATTGTCTCCCAGAAACAGTTGagtctttttttcatttctcaaCTTGGCATGTGGAGAAAGCTCAATACCTGCCACGTACTggtgctttcatgttgtttcaGCTGATTTGCACCTCCTGAGTTATGTAACCTGCTGACCTCTGCTCAagtggcacatttaaaaactatGAGGAGCTGAAGAGAACTGTGTGTGAACACAGTCAAAGGTCTCCCAAGGTCCGGTATATCCAGAGAGGGTTCAAATATTTAAGAATGATTCAAACTTCATCACTTATTACTGATGAATTTGTGTAGTTATGTCTGTGTTTGACTAATGTACTTCCTGTATGACTCGTTGTAGTGCCAGTACGGGAGAGTGTAATTTTCTTAGTAGCAGCACTTTAATCTGCCTCACTGCCTGGTATCAATGATTATGTCACCATTGGCTTGCAAAAATGATCAGAAATGATCAGGAATTATCACCAATGATCGGGAATGATCAGAAATGATCTGAAATGCTCAGTCCACGAGGCTGCATCATTCAGCTCATCCAACAGAGGATTTGGGAATTATACAAAACCTTGAAATTAAGATTGTCTGACTCTGAAGACACAATATCCAAGGTAAGCAACATGCTTCACTAACACACATAAATGATAAACCCACGACTATCATAAAGGCTTTGACAGTTaatattttattcattaatCTGAAGATTTGAGATGCAACATTTTGCTATTTTAGAAAGGATTTATGATATAATGCTCTGAAGCTACAGTATATGTTGTGCAAAAATATTACAGTATAATCATGGCCCTTAGTGGTAATTCTTGGTGTTTTGAAATGTATATAACATGCAATCCATTTTTATAAACAAAAttagttattttatatatatatatatacagtatatatatatatacggtatatatatatatatatatatatatatatatatatatatatatatatatatatatatatatatatatatatataagaccTAAGTAATTCTTCTTAGGTCTTCTGTTACTAATGACCCACAAAATAATCAGCACAATTGCTGCATGATCCTCACCACAGCGGGGGTTGTCATGGTTTCCGGAGGAAGAGTGAGGCTCGTCTGGTAAAGGCATCTTCTTTTTAGAGAATGTGATGATTCGATTGATTTTCTTCCCTGCTGCTCGGCTCATGGACCCCGTCAGCTCGGAGAAGGTGCCGCGCTTCCCCCTGCCTGAAGCCAAACACAGCTCATCATAGAAGCATCCTGTTGTTGTTTGTCACATTAGcattatagaaaaaaaataaaacaaatcacttTTAATTACATTCAAGTAAAATACTGTAATGAACAAAAACTCCCAGTTTTCCTTTGATGGACAGACCTTCCCTCAACTGAATTCCAAGTTGAATTTGAATAAATTATAACGTGTAATTCTATGTACTAAAGCCAGTCTTAGAGTACGTTTGCAAGTTCATTCCCGTGTACCAGGTGCTCGTTACGCTGCTTCCTATGATGTCAGCCAAAGACAATGACAGGAAGAGGACAGGAAGGATGTCATATCTGCTTGTGCCTCACTTCCcgtctctcgctctctctcatGTCTCTTTCATTTCAGAGCCATTTGCTCGGTAAACCGTTGTAACAGTACACAACATAACTATGTTTGACTTACTTTCTGACGTTACATTGTTGATCTCCCTGTTTCATCCTCCATCATTttgtaaattataaaaaaatataagactTGCGTTTATGCTTTTGATCAGACTCTTTCTTCAGAAAGCAGGGACATGAGGTTTGATTCCTCTAACCTGAGGGGTTTGTTTGGGTTAGTCCCTCAGGGGGGAATCCTGTAAGTTAAActaaactttaaatcatgctttttatttatgttttaataataataataataataataataataataataataacaacaacaacttgTGTTTATTTAGCACTTTCAAGGAACCCACGGTCACTTTACAATGGTTGTACATTATTTCTTCACTGCTCATTCATACTTGGTGATGGTAAGCTACATGTGCAGCCATAGCTGATTCCTTTGAGTCTTTCTTGTATACCCTTGTTTTAAACTAGCTGTTCCTGTTGTTTTAACCCAGGggcattattaagttttgttttatgtaaagcgctttgcgttgcattttttattttgtatgaaaagtgcttaaCAAATAAATTTTGATTTGATAGCTGCCCCGGGGCCGGCTGACGGGAAACGTGGCTGCCAATCCACGCCAACGGACCCCCAGAACATTCACACAGCAGTGAGGTAAGGAGGGTAAAGTGTCTTTCCCAAGGACACAACCACAGATGACTGGGGGTGAGCAGGGTTTGAACCACCAACCCttggatcattggacgacccgctccaccaccaccactgcCATCCTGTCTTTGTAAAGCTCTGTGAATCATATCGtcgttgaattgtgctctacaaatacacttgccttgcctttatgaTATGATGTAAATGTTACTCAACAATTAACTGTATTTCTTAGAGCAAGTTCCTTATTCCAACACTAAGAAATACAACATATACAATATTTGATGTACCCTAATTTACACAATTGGAAAGGAAATGTAGCAAACACCTATTAGACTAAAGCAATAAGGCTAACATGTCTCAGTGTGGAATAAACAGTGACATTCAAAACATTGCTGTTGCATTTAAATGCCTTAATCTAGTATTTCTGGCACCTACTGTATATCTAAGGGGAAACGGCAAATTAAAGCTAAAATGGAAAAAGCTCAACTCTTCAGTGAAAAGCGTGTGGTTATTACTCCACCCGGTGTGGTCATTAAACATTCACAATCAGCAAGAAGCCAACgttgaatatttttttcacacgcacaaaatatttctacaagtacaaagtttatttacagatacaaaatacttatggcattaatttgagcccatagagGTGATCGCTTACATCTACAATGTGtaggactcaataaacgtgtacattggtcttaatccgttagtatataatacgcgtgacaataaagcggaacgaggagaCGTTTTTCGTCCACAAacttctggtgtcggttcttaaaatacaaacaagaaaagcagagtgtaatgatgcactaacgctgcccataaacattcacaaacccgtacgatcataataaaaccacaactcttcacggaacgcaacacaaagcaaagaacaacacaACATAACaaccataatgcaatgcagtttaaatcggaagaaatgcccccaaataaattattttttccaggcctcaacttctgacaggagtgtctccagctcacagccaatgttttttttaatttgttttacttgtttttgcaagttccttgttaggatgagtggtttttaatggataattatcttcatattcaaacatatgtatttgagggaggagacagggcggagtgttgtgctcccgcatgtgcgctcaaatccacgttgattgtgatgttcaaaggaacctgcgtggatttgggcgtacgcacagttttgaacatctcaattttttttttgcatacgtGAAAATTCCACGTctggattcacgttgaaatccacgcacgtttTGATCATGAGGCCCCATGTCTCAGGAGGACAAACAGCTGATGAATCGGAActgatcatgtgatcatgtgaTGGGTTGACAAATGACATTAAAGTCCTCTTCTCTTTAATCTCAAAACTCATTGAGGGAGATGAACAGTCCATAAGTTTTGTATCACTGCACAGTTCTGTATTTCACCTGTTTTGCTAAACTTTACCGTAGTCATCCCCAAAACTCCACCAACATCTTCCCCTTCCATCTTATCTACATCCCCGAGACGTCAACGGTTTCAATGACAATCCTGCAGCACTACATCAGTGTGTCTGTGGTAACTCTTGAGAAAGTGTGCAGAATTGATCTTATCCTATCTTATCCAGGTTTTCTAACTTTATCAGTATTTGTAAAGTGAACCTACTAAGTGAGTCAGTGGTGTCCCGGCCTGAGACATGATGACTGGACTGACTGTCAGCTGTCGGGCCGCTGTCTGAGTCCGACGCCGGTCTGTCAGGCTGCAGCATCTGGGgacaaagaataaataaaacaaacattcatCAACTCTCTTTTCTTTGGTAAATGTGGGATGAGGAGAGAAAAATACTGAAAAATGAGCTCATTCTCAACAATTTATTAACAATTTATTAACAAAACATAACTAAAATGTACCTTTGTTGTATATTTCATTCACTGTCTTTTTAAGGATTACTATGACAACGCTGCATGAAACTGTCAgatcacaatgaaaaaaaacaaagccagCTCAGCAACCACAATAATGTCAATTCAGTCACTACTTGTAAACTAGAGGCCAAAGGAATAGTTGCGTCATGCACGAGTGGAAAGAGGGGACTTCCTCAGCACTGAAACGTAAAAACGAGGGTATAGAATcacaaagaaataaatgacagaCCCGTCAGCAGCATTGCCAGAGGGAGGGAACTGATAAACTGATAAGTCATCCTCCTTCGAACAGAGGATTCAGTTCTTAGCTCAGGCTTATGTTCTTAAGGCTTAAATTTGCCCCCTGCCCAAGGCGTTAAACACACGTCCACACTCCGACAGACCTTGTCAAGCTCCAGCTTTCTCTGTATGATGGGAGACGTGGATCCATTCAGCCCGTCCGTGTTGTTACACTGGCTGCCCACATCGTGGACCACCTGGATCCAGAGGAGAGGAAAGCCTTTACTCCCAGACACATCCCTGTGTCCTCCCATCGTCCACACCTCCCTGAGTCTGCTTGTACCTTAAGCCACCGCTGGGCCTGTTCTTTACTCTGAACGGCCAGGACCAGAGCTTCACCTCCAGGCAACGAGAAACGCAGCTCGTGCCTCTTTTTCCGACCTTCCTTTGGGACGTAGATGACGTTACAGAGATTCAGGGGGAGCTCTGTGTGGGGGGAGGCCTCCTTGATGCTCTTATAACACTAAAGAGAGGAACGGTGACATTCAGAGAGGACACGTGTTCAATTTTATACAAAACAGCAACAATACAAATgcgcaaaacaaaaacacatacagGTACAGGACAAGAGGGACACTagaaagcaaacaaaacaaacgaacaaaacagtacaaaacaacaaaatcaatgtttttgctcagatttcctctacaggactgtctcagaaaattagaatattgtgataaagtcctttattttctgtaatgcaattaaaaaaacaaaaatgtcatacattctggattacattacaaatcaacggaattattgcaaggcttttattattttaatattgctgattatggtttacaggttaagattaagattcccagaatattctaattgttttagataggatatttgagttttcttaagctgtaagccatgatcagcaatattaaaataataaaaggcttgcaatatttcagttgatttgtaatgaatccagaatttatgacatttttgtttttgtaattgcattacagaaaatcacaatattctaattttctgagatagtcctgtaTGTGGCCGTGTATGtgggtgcgtgcgtgcgtttatGTATGCATGCACGTGTGTGGTGCGTATGAGTATGATGGTTTTCTAGAATGATGGTTATTTTAGGAGAGAGACagcagcaaaaaataaaaaataaagctaaataaataaataggaaaaatgtaataaataaattaattacagtaataaataaataagggaaaatgatgaaaaaaagggTTTAAAAGGGGGGAGTCATTAACGCAGGAAGACATGAGAGTGGAAGGGATGAGggggagagaagagaagaagaaaagagagaacaaaggaaaacaccaacaaacaagcaaaaagaGACCATTTTTTAGCAATATTCTGAAAGCCCCCAGTAAAGCTCTGAGTAACCATAAAACTTAGGATTTTCCCCTAAAAATATCAGGAAGAAATGATAGCCAGTGATTGGACTGATTGATCTAGCCGTCCCAGCGCTCTGAGGGTTGATAAGGTCCTCCGTACATCCGTATACCTGCAGTTTATTGTCTCTGACCACGACCAGCTGCTTGGCCCACTGGCCGAAGCGTTTCTTCCGCAGCAGGAAGGCACAGATACGACAGTCCCTGACGGGTCCGTCCGGGCTTCCCTCCGCCGTCCACCTCTGGGACGCGTCCCGCCCCTTCGCCTCATCGTCCTCTTCCTCGTACGACTCATAGGAGCTGCTCAGAGCGTCTGAGTCATTGTCTGTGACCCAAAAATACCACACATGATTAACTGAAAAAACATCTGCTGCCAAATTATGATTCTAAAACAAATCACGCCTCAGTTTACAGTCACATAGTTGGGCAGACTGACAGGAGTCTTTAGGGGCCCCGTTAATCCGGGTGGTGGGGTAGTTGTTGTCAGCGTCTTCGTAGTAGGCGTCCTCCACAGAGTTCCTGGAAGCTGGGACAGGGAGAGGGTAGAGGAGGAGTTATGGTTTGTTTGCTTTACTTTAGCTTTCAGGCCGTGAGGATGAGTGAGAACAGAACTGACTGGTCAGGTTGGTGGTAATGTACTGTGGCGTGGTTCCAGGATCCAGAGGAACGGCTTCTTCATAGTAGTCATCAGGAAGTGGGGTGGCCGGCACGGGAGGGGGGGTGTCCGTGGGCGTCTGAGGAACCAGGATCAAAGTTAGACCAGGATTTTTGTGGAAAAGCACGAGAGGCAGATCCAGTCATGGGCGTGTGAGGTGAGCAGCTTACAGATTTATTAGGATGAGTCTTCTCCTCCTCGTTATTTGGCTCCTTCTGCTCCACTGGAGATGCACTGAGCATGTGCAAATCACAGTCTGGTGGAATAACAAATGTTAGACACAAtggattttgtcctttcataaaataatgcagccaaatgactggaaaaaacattttataacaATCAACATCACACACTGAACAGTTTTGAAAATCTACTGACCAAAATCCTCAAACAGAGACTCTACAAAGCTAGTGCCGTTTCCATAGAGACCACTATTCATGTAGACATCTGATCCATTGACTGTGGAAAATACAAATTATAAGTTAGAAATGTGATCAGGGTTATGGTTATGGCCTTTCCTGACAGAGAACAGACGCTACAAGTGACTCTTTATTCTCCATCTGTACCATAGTACAAACACATGGCCCAGACCCGTCAGACAACAACACAGTGCTGAGTGTGAAGCTTGTGATCCTAAACCTCCGCTCAATATTACACTCGTCAACCATCAGGATATTTACTCGTCCCCTTTCTTTGACCTTATCTCATTATCCTCTTTCAACTTTGCATTTCATTATCCTCTTACATCAATCCTTTTATCCTCCTTGACGTGCTCCACTCTTCTAGGTAAACAAGAGTCGGATGTAGAAACTTCAGGGAGATTTGATGTCACAAATGACAGTTTTGCTTTGAACAATTATGGTATTGTTTGGTTAAACAAAGTCTTATTGTCAGGAGCAAAACTGTGTGATTTGTTCATGATAATAAAGTCAACCAATTACTAAACGCTGTTTATTTGATCATCACTGTACAgccttgtaaacaaatatactttgaacacattattcaaCTATGAACTATTTGGACCGAACTTTTTGTCATTATTACACAGAACAAACATTAGAGTATTCGGACGGAAAAGAAAAGCAGACGTGTTCAGTCACAGTCGGTCTCCTAGTTTGACTAAATCTAAGTCTCCATGATAAGATTTTCAAGGTTCATTTGTGACGGTATTTTCTTCTTGGAACATACCATCAGTTTCTGACTCATGTGAGAAAAACCCTTTTAAGGCTTTAAAACACAAGTTAAAACAAGTTTTAAACAGGCAGCTTACTGCTTTTGGgttcaatacatttaaatatgtaaataaataaatgaatatttcttGTCTGGTGTAAAACTGCAAAACTTACTAGTATCACTATGAAGGTTGTGAAACTATGAAATGTTTGtaagaagtctttttttttagagTAGGAGCTTGGCACTGATTAAGACTTGTAAGTGCAGCTCTGTAATGCGTTCTGAATGCTGTCCATCTAAACCAAACCATGAGCCTCCCCTTAACCACACTGATCCTTCTGTTGTCTAAACCTAAGAGAAGAACGCTCAAAACAAGGTCAAAACTTCAAAACATTATACCAACAGTCAGCACCTGAAAAAGGAACTTAAGCAGCTTATAGAAAACATTGAGGTGAAATTAAACATCTCATTAGAAGAAGTTAAGAACTAATATTTCTTTAGCACCTCATAAGACTGATAAGATCAGAAATATTCAATGTGTGTAGGACGTTTGCCCTCAATGGGCCACACGTTACCTGACAGCGGAAGAGTGTCCAGGATGTTGCGTACGGAGGCGATCTTGTCGGACGTAGCCGGGCTGACTGTCTCGTGGTCCAGCATCTTTAGCAGACAGCCCAGCTC encodes:
- the LOC133459516 gene encoding actin filament-associated protein 1-like 1 isoform X1; this encodes MDSKRQGVVMERLVNELGCLLKMLDHETVSPATSDKIASVRNILDTLPLSVNGSDVYMNSGLYGNGTSFVESLFEDFDCDLHMLSASPVEQKEPNNEEEKTHPNKSTPTDTPPPVPATPLPDDYYEEAVPLDPGTTPQYITTNLTTSRNSVEDAYYEDADNNYPTTRINGAPKDSCQSAQLCDYNDSDALSSSYESYEEEDDEAKGRDASQRWTAEGSPDGPVRDCRICAFLLRKKRFGQWAKQLVVVRDNKLQCYKSIKEASPHTELPLNLCNVIYVPKEGRKKRHELRFSLPGGEALVLAVQSKEQAQRWLKVVHDVGSQCNNTDGLNGSTSPIIQRKLELDKMLQPDRPASDSDSGPTADSQSSHHVSGRDTTDSLSRGKRGTFSELTGSMSRAAGKKINRIITFSKKKMPLPDEPHSSSGNHDNPRCGFLSVCLSGCWKERWCVLRGGSLYLHKEPGDQRPPVIVVPLKGAEVVPGGLGPKHPFSFRIMQGGNELAALEASCSEDLGCWLGVLFAETGSAALPEELHYDYIDVDTLTDIQQAARQSFMWATNTATSSSGASVYSRTYDEVYESVADVDVENKAGQVRRHASFSSRDSEKTEQQATVKRHTSNVNQYGRYGKTRAEEDARRYLQQKEELEKQKDELRNSLISLRREKKGVKEEMKTGTGPDVEKRLAELETLCKQKEAERVELELRLTEVKENLKKSLARGSQGPPNDTKISVKVSRTNVEKVYNESLPVNAASELRKRPPSLYASSKGNVMQKAKEWESKKGT
- the LOC133459516 gene encoding actin filament-associated protein 1-like 1 isoform X3, with protein sequence MDSKRQGVVMERLVNELGCLLKMLDHETVSPATSDKIASVRNILDTLPLSDCDLHMLSASPVEQKEPNNEEEKTHPNKSTPTDTPPPVPATPLPDDYYEEAVPLDPGTTPQYITTNLTTSRNSVEDAYYEDADNNYPTTRINGAPKDSCQSAQLCDYNDSDALSSSYESYEEEDDEAKGRDASQRWTAEGSPDGPVRDCRICAFLLRKKRFGQWAKQLVVVRDNKLQCYKSIKEASPHTELPLNLCNVIYVPKEGRKKRHELRFSLPGGEALVLAVQSKEQAQRWLKVVHDVGSQCNNTDGLNGSTSPIIQRKLELDKMLQPDRPASDSDSGPTADSQSSHHVSGRDTTDSLSRGKRGTFSELTGSMSRAAGKKINRIITFSKKKMPLPDEPHSSSGNHDNPRCGFLSVCLSGCWKERWCVLRGGSLYLHKEPGDQRPPVIVVPLKGAEVVPGGLGPKHPFSFRIMQGGNELAALEASCSEDLGCWLGVLFAETGSAALPEELHYDYIDVDTLTDIQQAARQSFMWATNTATSSSGASVYSRTYDEVYESVADVDVENKAGQVRRHASFSSRDSEKTEQQATVKRHTSNVNQYGRYGKTRAEEDARRYLQQKEELEKQKDELRNSLISLRREKKGVKEEMKTGTGPDVEKRLAELETLCKQKEAERVELELRLTEVKENLKKSLARGSQGPPNDTKISVKVSRTNVEKVYNESLPVNAASELRKRPPSLYASSKGNVMQKAKEWESKKGT
- the LOC133459516 gene encoding actin filament-associated protein 1-like 1 isoform X2 yields the protein MDSKRQGVVMERLVNELGCLLKMLDHETVSPATSDKIASVRNILDTLPLSVNGSDVYMNSGLYGNGTSFVESLFEDFDCDLHMLSASPVEQKEPNNEEEKTHPNKSTPTDTPPPVPATPLPDDYYEEAVPLDPGTTPQYITTNLTTSRNSVEDAYYEDADNNYPTTRINGAPKDSYNDSDALSSSYESYEEEDDEAKGRDASQRWTAEGSPDGPVRDCRICAFLLRKKRFGQWAKQLVVVRDNKLQCYKSIKEASPHTELPLNLCNVIYVPKEGRKKRHELRFSLPGGEALVLAVQSKEQAQRWLKVVHDVGSQCNNTDGLNGSTSPIIQRKLELDKMLQPDRPASDSDSGPTADSQSSHHVSGRDTTDSLSRGKRGTFSELTGSMSRAAGKKINRIITFSKKKMPLPDEPHSSSGNHDNPRCGFLSVCLSGCWKERWCVLRGGSLYLHKEPGDQRPPVIVVPLKGAEVVPGGLGPKHPFSFRIMQGGNELAALEASCSEDLGCWLGVLFAETGSAALPEELHYDYIDVDTLTDIQQAARQSFMWATNTATSSSGASVYSRTYDEVYESVADVDVENKAGQVRRHASFSSRDSEKTEQQATVKRHTSNVNQYGRYGKTRAEEDARRYLQQKEELEKQKDELRNSLISLRREKKGVKEEMKTGTGPDVEKRLAELETLCKQKEAERVELELRLTEVKENLKKSLARGSQGPPNDTKISVKVSRTNVEKVYNESLPVNAASELRKRPPSLYASSKGNVMQKAKEWESKKGT